The DNA region TACATAAGGAGCATTTTTTAATGATGTCTCGCCCTTTTCAGTTCGTAGGTAACGTTGTTTTTGTCAATGATTTATCCAAGTCATCCAACGAAACATTTTGCAAAACTCTTCTAATTATTTCTTCTTTTTTTCCAGATACAGGCAACGAACGATTTTTTAATACGAGTTTTAAATCTGATATTTTTAAATCACTTAAATTCAACTCAAGATTAGTCTCTTTTTTTAGAAAACCCTTTTGTACAAGTTTTTCCAAAACAACACTTACATTCCCAAGATTATATTTATAGCTCCAAAAACTTGGATAATTCTTTTCGTTTACATAGTATTCGGGAGCATGCAGCAAAACTAAAAGTTCTATCGGAAACAAACCCGACGCATCTATACAACCTTCAAATTTCGTTTTCTCTGAAACATTCTCCTTATGTGATATTCGAATGGATTTAGGAGCAACATATTCCTGCTGAAGGAATTCATCTTTACCATCATATTTATTTTTTTTCAAATACACAAAAAAAGATAAAACAACGATGATTACAGCAAAGACAACAGCGAAAGTCATTCTAGCTCCTTTTTGTAACTAAATAATAATTCAACCATTTGCCCCCAAAATCAATCAACATAAGGAACAAACTGAATCAATTTCAAATTAGGAACGGTTTCTTTAGCACCTCTTGTTGATTTATAAATGTAAGCTCCAGAACTTTTAACAATACCAACTACAGATTTCGGAATTATACCACTAGATACAGATACAAAAGATAACACTTCGCCATCAAAAAGCCCCGAATTTTTTGACAACAATTGAATGGAAGTTCCCGTATACTCATAGCATTTACCTTTCGTTGCATACGGATTCTCACTTTGCAAATTTTCCAACGGATAAATAATCTTACATTGTTTTTTAACATTTTTCCACTGTCTTGCAATTTCATTATTTTTCAAGTTTAGACTTTTCATCGCTATTGCAAATGAGGGAGGAACTTCGTTCTTATTAAAAAACGAGACATCTTCATAGGAAACACTTTCAGAAAAGTTCTCTACCCCCCACGAATATGACGGATCCAACCATCCTTTTAAGTTTTTGGGATTAGCACCAGCCTGAACGTAAACAGACACATCGGTTTCTGGACTAGCAACAGTAAGCCACTCCGCAGTTTGTTCCAATCCTATAGAGGCCCATTTATCAATATTACGAGATGTCACACCCAATCCGATCCATAACTTTGCAGAATCTACAGTAGCAACACCGTTTTTGAGCCAAGCCTTTATATCGTATAACGATTGATGCTGTTCCAGCCATTCTTCTGCAGATTCAACATTCAAGCCTAATTCTTCCCAATGTTTCACCTCAGAAGGACGAATTCCAATTCGTCGCCATTCATTTTCCTTTCTATTCTTTTCTCGAACTCTATTCAATTCTTGATCACGAGTCTTTTGGGCAAGTTCTTTCATTTCCTTAATATCTGCATCTATTTTAGACTTGAACGACTTTGAAAAAAGATGCGTTCGAGACTCTAGCCCTCTACAATTTTCCAATACAACATTGACACATCTATGAGTATTTTCACCTTGTTCTAAAACAGGCTTACATTCCTTATATTCTTTATAA from Fibrobacter sp. includes:
- a CDS encoding SAP domain-containing protein encodes the protein MTFAVVFAVIIVVLSFFVYLKKNKYDGKDEFLQQEYVAPKSIRISHKENVSEKTKFEGCIDASGLFPIELLVLLHAPEYYVNEKNYPSFWSYKYNLGNVSVVLEKLVQKGFLKKETNLELNLSDLKISDLKLVLKNRSLPVSGKKEEIIRRVLQNVSLDDLDKSLTKTTLPTN